In the genome of Bacillus sp. S3, one region contains:
- a CDS encoding ABC transporter permease, with the protein MKKRYLLLGLLILSAGSLFVGVSSLSPMDLLDFQSEETQIFLISRVPRLVAILLAGAGMSIAGLIMQQLSRNKFVSPTTAGTLDATRLGILVSMLLFANASMLEKMAIAFVFALGGTFLFMQILDRIKFKDAIFIPLVGLMFGNILSSVTTFFAYRADVIQNMSAWLQGDFSMIMKGRYELLYISIPILVIAYFYANRFTVAGMGEDFSKNLGLAYSRVVNIGLVLVALITATVVLTVGMIPFLGLIIPNIISISKGDHLQKTLPHTALLGANFLLVCDILGRVIIFPYEISISLMVGVIGSGIFLYLLFRRKAYA; encoded by the coding sequence ATGAAGAAACGATATTTACTATTGGGATTATTGATTTTATCTGCCGGTTCATTGTTTGTTGGGGTTAGCAGTCTTTCACCAATGGATCTACTAGACTTTCAATCTGAAGAAACACAAATATTCCTGATCAGCCGGGTGCCGCGGCTTGTGGCGATTCTACTGGCAGGAGCGGGAATGAGCATTGCCGGTTTGATCATGCAGCAGCTTAGCCGCAATAAATTTGTCTCGCCGACAACGGCAGGAACCCTGGATGCGACTCGTCTGGGAATCCTTGTTTCAATGTTGCTATTTGCCAACGCTTCAATGCTCGAAAAAATGGCCATTGCCTTTGTATTCGCGCTTGGCGGAACGTTTTTGTTTATGCAAATTCTCGATCGAATCAAGTTCAAGGATGCCATTTTCATTCCTCTTGTCGGGCTGATGTTTGGGAATATCTTATCCTCTGTCACGACATTTTTTGCCTATCGGGCAGATGTGATTCAAAATATGTCGGCGTGGCTTCAAGGTGATTTTTCGATGATCATGAAAGGGCGGTATGAACTCTTATACATAAGTATTCCGATATTAGTTATTGCCTATTTCTATGCCAACCGCTTTACCGTAGCCGGGATGGGGGAGGATTTTTCGAAAAATTTAGGTCTTGCATACAGCAGGGTCGTTAACATAGGGCTTGTGCTTGTTGCATTAATTACGGCAACGGTCGTGTTAACGGTTGGGATGATCCCGTTCCTAGGTTTGATTATTCCGAATATCATCTCGATTTCTAAAGGAGATCATCTGCAAAAAACCTTGCCGCATACAGCTCTTCTGGGAGCGAACTTTCTGCTGGTTTGCGATATTTTAGGCCGGGTGATTATTTTCCCGTATGAAATTTCAATCAGTCTCATGGTTGGCGTCATCGGCAGCGGGATTTTCCTCTATCTTCTATTTAGGAGGAAGGCTTATGCGTAA